A region of the Mus musculus strain C57BL/6J chromosome X, GRCm38.p6 C57BL/6J genome:
CAGAAAACATATCCAATAAGGGTAACTATATATCCTTTAATTTCTCTTCTGTAAAAAATTTCACCACTTTAATTATGGGAGTTATTAGTTTCTTATATTTCCTCTTTagttgctttaaaaatattcataaagatAAAGCCAAATCAAAGGtagctttttctgtttctttcatgaaGCATGTTTATaaactataaaatgaaaacattttaaagacagaataAACTACCAGTCTGTATATGCTAATATTAATGTTAAATGTATCTTGAAACAGACTTTGACTATAATGTTAAAATTCTAGTTATAACATATGTTATAAGAATCttcttcaaaacaaaaactaatgagCATAGGGACTCATCTGTGCATTAAGGAAGAATTTATGAGAACATTTAAAGttatacaaacattttttttttactggccacagtttactttttctttaagCGTTCTAATGTAGTTTTCGAACTTCATGGCTACTCCAACCTTTACCCCCATATATTTTATCATTGTATCACTACTGATCAGCAGCATAGCTTTCCCATCGATATCCTATAGAAAGAAGAATTTTGAAATGATTAACAGTAATGTTAGACGAGGAGTTGTTTTTTTGTATATAAGAACATGTAAAACTAAATCATCTCCTTACGGTTATAAAATCTTTGAATATGTATCTCCTATATAAAACTATCAAAAATATCATTGAATAGCAATAGATAATTTTGGAGCTTGtatattcatataaattttaagaaaaagcaAATTTAACTTAATTTAAATTAACTATAACAattgatataattttaaatactgtataaagaataaaatattgtgTATCTatgacaaaagtaaaaagaaaaaaaattggcagaaaataatttcatggctaTGAACTTTCAGACACGGGCTGGGAATATATAAACATCAATGCAAACAGTAAATGCATTCAACACTGTTGTCTTTTTATGAAAGTGAGTTATTTGTCTGAAGCTAATTAGATTTGAAGAATAATTATTGGTATTCTTTTTATACTGAAAATAGTACATGCAGTATGTTGACAACTCTACTTGATAACTACAAGACACCTCTACAAAAATTTTTTGCCTTAATTTACTGTCACCTTATGCTACTAAAGcatattatttgttctttttaagtTCCAACATAAAATAGAACTGTATTTAATTACATAGTCTTGTCTAAGAAGACCCAAAATCTTTTACAATAGTAagtaaaattggaaaggaaagaaaatataactTATTAAAATCCAGCTCATGtcaacaagagaaaagaaagaactaaaaaggaatacaaataggaaaggagagGTCAAATTATCTCTATTTTCTAGTCATATGACTATATTTAATAGACCCTGGAGATAGCAGAAGAAAATGCTtagatatgataaataaatacttCCAATAATCATAGTATACATAATAGGTATACAAAACCCAGAGGCTTTCTAACTGGGTCACTTCACCCTTTAGGTAACTGGTGATTCCCTGCTCCCAGGAGGTCATTATATTGATGACCAACTTACTGTAGACACCCAATGGGCGGAACACATCAGTCCAGAATTCCTGGAGTCAAGTGGTCCTCCTACCTCTTCCTCCCATATAAGTATGTTTGGCATAAATGTTATGGGAGTAGCCAACCactttctggttggatttaaTGCCTGGTCCAAAAGACAGAATAAATTCTGTGGCTAGATAGATCATATGCCCTAGGGGAGGCTTactattcttcttcttctaaatGAACATAGCAATAAACTACCCCCTAAGGTATtacttttatacatattttaGTGCATTTCTTGGCCCTCAACAgaaaactttctttttctaggacatggtgattaatacagagacccacaactggttgTGTAGAGATTCCCCCATGCTGCCATCCTGCCACTCAAGGTTCAGAAATCATCTTGGAAGAAGTCAGAAAAAGATTCTTGGCCTAGtaggctatcaatgggaggagaggcccttagtcatatgccccagtacagaggaatgccaggggcaggaagtgggagtgggtgggttggggagcagggtggagggagggtataagggactttcgggatagtatttgaaatgtaaatgaagaaaatatctaataagaatgattttttaaaaaaaccaaaataacaggaaaaaatcAGAAGTTGTGGGAATCTGTAGGGAAATTCTCAAATCAGAATAGAAATAGCCTGgattctcatttttaaagaagttgttgtttttctctacatacaagaacaaaacaaaacaaacaaaagcaagcaaacaacaacaaaaaacttgccAAGAAaggatttagaagaaaaaaatatctggtTCCCAATAAGTTTTAAAGGTACCCGGGAataaacaatgccaagtatgtcAAAGACCTCTACAATCAAAAATTTATGCCTTTAAATAAAGAAACTTAAGAGAAtactaggaaaaaagaaaataaataaaatttaaccaTGATGTTGCTTTGCTAATAGTCATCAGCATCACAAATCCTCCAGAGTCACATAAGGTAAGCAGAACTGACCGGCTAAAACATAACACGAGGGCTATTCTGTTATGTATTACGGGCAACCCTCACCTTGGTTATGGTCCTAGAGTGGAAAGGCTGGGTTAGTTTGGAGAGGGTTTGTATATTTGTCCTCGCAGGGAAGGAGGACTTCCTCAAACTTGTAATCCTGAACCaccattttctgagatttgagGATGCTTAGTTTATTAGATACTTAGATGCCCATGTGAATAACATACAGTCAGACAGTTAACCAACCATTTAAGCATATAATGATGAACAATCTAACCTTTttcacaaacaaaaatcaaatcccATAATAGGATTCCCCTGGCCTACATGTAACTCAGTATCCAAATGAAAGTGCACAAAGGTCACTCAATAGCATTAGGGTAAGCAGAgaaactagatttaaaaaaatacattacaTGTTTTTTGATGGTAGGGTAGAGTTGGTCAGCCAAAGGAGGATCTAAACGGTTCAGAAATGTTATTACATCATTCACAGACCAGTTTACAGGGTAACCAAGGTGTCTCACAACAGTACGGGTACACTCGGAGGATGAACCTGCAGTTAcagtgaaacaaagaaaaaaattaaaacaaaacaaagcaaaacccgaTTAGCATCTTGAAAATAAAGAGATGTTAGGTAGAAAGTAATAGTATCATTCCTGGAACCTTCTCTTAAACACCTAACTAGGGACTCAAGATTCCAACTATAAAAATTCTGGATAAAAATGATCTGAGGAGTGTGCGTGCAATATGAATATGCCAATGGACCTCCTCCAAAGAGGGGGAGCAACTTAAAGCTTCCTTGATGATCATGAAACAAATGTAGCAATCCAAGGGCTCTTTGGTCATGAGCAAGTGAAAGAAATGGTGCTACTTGGACTAAATTAGGACAATCTGAGTTAATTTAGTATCCTTTCTTACTTAAAAGCTTTCAATGAATTTCCTGAATAGCTCTCAAATGTCTCTTTCCCTAAATTAGGTTTATTGTACTAAATACAATAGAAATTCCTCAAGTTCACACTTTATACTTgcttattttttagttatatcaACAAATTTTAATAGCCACAATTATCTCAGGTAACACGATTAGTTCTTTGAAGCAAATCTCTCCATTATATTCAATATTGTTGTTTTTAGATTCACCTTTACTCTTTAAATTCACATCATTTGTGGTTTACATGTTAATcggaattaaaaaaatactttcttaTGAGTCTAATCAGTAGTTTTGACATTTAAAGCAATCATTCTTTTATGTTTAACTGAATAGCAATAAATGTTTTGgttgaaaaatatttaataaagaaataatggTACATAAAACATGAGTGCTCACATCTCAGCAAGTTTTAGCTCTACTATTCATTAAATTGTACAGAAACTTTTTTGTATTCAAGTATTACCTTAAGCAAAATGCCTGACTCCCTATGGCTAATGTATGATTACAAATGAAGAAGGCTTGGTAATTGACTAGGAAAATCTTTTTTCTAACCAAAGAAAGTCAATAGaaatttgattttgtgtgtgtgtgtgtgagtgtgaattaTTCAAAAGCATATCCTTTTTTTCCTATCACCTTATGATCACTCTGATTATTTACTATAGAGAACAgcaaagaaaatagattttaatatcACAATGGTGTCATTATGAAAATCACCAGAGATGAGACATTTTAGTTGATTAGAATGTCTTACCCATAATACCTACTCAATAACTAGTAGTAGCCATTGTGCATAGAACTACAAATAAACCATCAAATAGGAAACAAGAAGCTTCTACAAGCTTGTTTAGAGGATGTTAATCATTGATGCCATTGAAAACTCACCAAAAGTGTTAGGATCAATCACAGGTGTGAGCAGAGCCTCCAAGAAGGCCCTTCGCCTCATTTCAGGATTTCGTATGGGGATGAGTTCCCCTGGAGGGAGTGTACTTGCTTCCCTTGATGTTGAAGGGGCAGAAGTGATGGTGTCCATATTGGGAATTTCTATGTCACTGTAGAAGGGCATCGTAGAAGAGCCAGGTACATTTCTGAGTCTGTAATATTGCTCATAGCTTTCGGTAGTATATGTAGGACTTGGTGGAGTTTCTTGATAGTCCCTCTCTAGTGAAGATCTGACTAATACTGCTTCCTGGGAATTCTCTGAATGGAAAACATCATTGTTCTCAGTGTTTTGGATACCCACGGTGTTGTTGACAGTATTGGTGTACTGGAACGGCTGGGCATTATTGACAGTATCAGTGTTCTGGAGAGTCTGGCTGAGGTCGACTGTATCGGTGTTCTGGAGAGTCTGGCTGAGGTCGACTGTATCAGTgttctggacagtctggttgagGTCGACAGTATCGGTGTACTGGACAGTCTGGTTGAGGTCGACAGTATCGGTGTACTGGACAGTCTGGCTGAGGTCGACTGTATCGGTGTTCTGGAGAGTCTGGCTGAGGTCGACAGTATCGGTATACTGGACAGTCTGGTTGAGGTCGACAGTATCGGTGTACTGGACAGTCTGGTTGAGGTCGACAGTATCGGTGTACTGGACAGTCTGGCTGAGGTCGACAGTATCAGTGTACTGGAAAGTCTGGCTGTTGTCAATAGTATCGGTGTACTGGAAAGTCTGGCTGTTGTCAATAGTATCAGTGTACTGGAAAGGCAGAGTGCAGTCCATGGGCTCGATGTTTTCCATATCCTGGTTATATCCTTCCCTCCTGCGGACTGGTGAAGTTGGACTGTAACTTTGAGGATAGGCAAAGGGATCATCATCAACTACTTCTCTCACTTTCTGCACTTTACGTCTTTTTTTAGGCGTCAAGTAATTGTACTTTCTGGTTGCAGATTTCAAAGGCTTCATaatcaaaagagaaataaaaataataatcaagaCATGGTTCCTATACATTATTTTACATTAGAAACATGGTGTTCTATTTTGATCATGTGATTTTGTTCCTCTTCTAACCTATATTTAATTTGTTGCATACTTTATAGGTACAAATATAAAAACACTCCTCAACAAAGCAAGCTCTACTGTGCTTCCCAGTTGAgaagtattgtgtgtgtgtgtggggggggggtctctacTGAGAGCTGTAGCCTGAGGCATAGGGCCAGCTGTCCTGCTCACATGACCTTGTGGTTAGGCCAGCACTCCTGAGCTCACACACTTGGGGGCAACTCACCACTGCCCCTGCCACCAGGGACATGGGATAGGTGAGTCAGCCCTAAGGGCATGAGCACTAGAGACATGACATGATGGATGCAGCATTGGATGAGCTAGCTGGGGCAGTGCTGGAAAGCTTACTACAGGTAGTGTGGGTATGGGAAAGCTGACAGACTGACCAACCCAGGTCAAGATCCAGAGCTTTGAGTTGTCCCATGCCAAAATCTATGTCATCTATAAACTGCTGGAATGTGTGAAAGTGCTGGTCCAAATACACAAGatttccatgacacagggcaacaacagaaaaaccaaaaggagTCTTGGTAAGGATACAAAATTGATGGCGTAGCAGAAGCTAGAGGCAttgaaccagaccagtgactcattgcaatgaacatttgaacGTAGAGAtgtatggacaaaagggtatGCACTACACCTTCCAGGATGAGATatttttgtgctttgttttggtttctttttgtttgtttgtttgtttgttttctttgtgaggATAGTTGTAAGGGCAGAGAGTGGATATGAAGGGATGTGGAGATAAGTGGAACTGGGGTACATGATGCGAAactcacaaaaaataaataaaaagtaaagaaaaaaccCTTATTGTCCTACATTCATTAATCCTAAACATAAGCATTCTTTACAAAAGAGATATGTCCTCATCCATTCTTCCAGCAAATATAGATAAGCCTTGCTAATTCCTCATTTACTAGTTTTCTATCACTTCTGAACTGATTGGCACCTTTAGACAGAAAACATTTATCAAAGATAATGTATTTGTATACTTACAGGATAATTCCAGAAGGATCTGGAACGAGCATAATAAACTTTTGTTAGTTTTTCATCAATTTCATTAAACCTTTTTTCCATTCGTTGAACAGTTTTAAATATAATCTGTTGTAATAAAAGGTATTAGTAGttactgtttcaaaagaaaagtaACACATGTGAAAATACACGAAGCCAAGGTTAATTGCTAGGCACAATGGAAATTCTCCAGTAGTCAGAAACATCACATTTTCTATTTGAGGCCCAGTATTTAAGGGACAGAGGACAATGGCTGAGATGCTGAGCCTCAACCTGCCACTGCACTAGCCAACTCATGGACACACATGGAAGGGTGTTCAGTGCCAGAAGGAGGTGAGTGCATCACAGCTTCTGACAAACTCCCACCCATATGTGCTGCAGCCAGTTCCCATTGAAAAGGGTATTAACTTAGGAGAGAAGCATTCAGAAACTGTTAAGAAAAAGAGCTACCTTCCATACCActgcttgtaaaaaaaaaaaaaagtagaaagtgTTCCACTTTCTACTATAAAGCCAAACAACATGTATGTGGTGTTGGACTCCAAACTATTCTAGATATTAAGCAGCTAGAAAGGATCACACAGTGCTATTGAATACAtcttacatgttatataaatgagGAACATCATTGATAATATGATGAGACTTTTTTTGAAATACTCAGAAATTTCAGAGAGCATACTTATAAAAGAACAGAAACATTTTCTTATTCAATTATGAATGCCTTCCTCCTGTCAGAACTAATTTGCTAGGTGCTGGGACCATGAACCttaaaaaccagaaaagaagcaaacaaacgtgtgtgtgtgttattttgttttgttttttataaaaccTACAAAAGAAAAACTTCTGTCCTGGAGAAATGCCTATCTCAGCCTGGAGAGAGCTACAAGCAGTGACCATTTTAAGAGGGCAAATAACAAGCATCctgggacagtggttctcaaaatGTGCCCTGTGGAGCCCAGTTCCAATGGAAACTGTACCTGTTCCTGTACCAAAGGCTCTCGGAACATTGTGAAAATTGAGGTAGAAAGagtttaagagccagagaaccaggGAGTTTACTGTGAtactgtgtctcctagtaatgctAGAAGCTACACCCACCATAAAGTCTCACCTACATAACTAAACATCAGCTGAATAAAAAGGACACCATAGACATACCAACGTGGATGAGAGAAAGCTTGTGATGGCTCAACCCTGCACAAAGTACTACAGACAACTAAAAAATGCTGAGAGTGAGAGAACTCatcttcctcagggaagagcacaccaattgcttGTCTAGTGCCAAATAGTCAGCACTGAAAACATGCATAGAAGTAACATTATGCAGGCTAAATAGTTTGTATTTAGGGATATGTGCGTgtgcttgaatgtgtgtgtgtgtgtgtgtgtgtgtgtgtgtgtgtgtgtgtgtatgcataaacATATCCATGCAATACCAACTGatgaaaaagaggccataaatgtatgtatgtatgtatgtgtatgtatgtatgtatatgtgtatgtgtatttatgtacatatacatgcaataGTAATTCatgaaaaaaaggcaaaaaatttgaaagagagcaaggaaaagtatatgggagggtttagaGGGAAGAAATGAAAGGGGGAAATATTCTAATTATATCATAATCCCATCCAAGAAAGTGAACAATATATACTTTCacaaaagtatatatatttttacaatagtaagagattcctttgtttctctgttttcattttttagacCAGCTCTCACTAACTATAACTAACTGGCCTTAAACTAACGATATAGATGGAGTTGGCTATGAACTTGTGGCAATATGTGGAACAGTGGCCCATGCCAGGAGACTTAGTAAGGTTGAGGAGGTTGGAAGCCCTGGAACCCAAAGAGGACCATAGGAGCTTTACCTGGTTTTGACCAGGCCCCTATCATGTAACCACACTCCCTACATTGGAACATGTAGATCACAACAGAGTTTTCTATGCTGATGAGGTATCTAGAGGTcatgagggtttagccaatatgCTTCTCTTTGTGGACATTCCTTTCTGCAAAAGATATGTAATCTCTAGTCCAGCCTGAGGAAGTGATATGTATCCATTTTCCACatgaacaatcaataaacagtttggaaccaAGGACTCTGTCTTTCATCATAGGGAACATGGAGAAAGCCTTCATTTACAGAGCTGAGCCCTCTTAAGTCTCCAGCAGAAGGCCCCTCTGCACTCCCAGACAACTACCACTAACCTAAAAACAATTGCTGATGAGTTAAGCTGGAGTTCCTCTCCCCCACCGGCACCCTCATGCCCTGGGCTTGTCCTCAACCAGAGAGCCTCctccattctcagctcctccGTGAATTCCACAGCAGTGTCTGGACTTCCAAGAGTCTAAGAACCCTTGGCCCAGGGCTTCTCATCTCAGGCTGGTAGAACCCCAACCCTCCCTTCCTGACTACTCTGCGAGGTTTTCAGTGGCTACTGGAAGCCCAGGAGTCGGGGAACCCCAACTTTGACCTACCACATGGTGGGCTGTGTTTTCTCACCCCCCATCAGTGTATCAGTGTTTCCATCCAGCCCAGCACCCAAGGGCAGTGGAGGGTAAACGCAGTCTAGCATCTCTGTGCTTTGCCTGCCCAGCAGCATTCCCACACCacagtcatcctcctgcctctgccttcaaaagTATTAAGATTACATAttgtacttttatcatctatcaTATAGCATGTCAACAACACTCAGCAAAGTGAAGTGAGGAGATTCTCAAGGGCCCCTTAGGAATCTAGCTTGGGAACCTAGGCTCTGCTCATCTGCAATGCCATATCTCATTCAACTTGCATAATTCCTGGTCCCCTGGCTGAACACTATGTCCTAGGCTTCAGGGTTGCCAATATTTGGGCATTATAAGTCAGGCAGCTTTGTTAGTCAACCTTCCCCTGTTtctgcacatttttaaaaattagatattttctttatatacatttcaaatgctatcccgaaagtcccctataccctccccctgccctgctcccctaccaacccactcccacttcttggcactggcattcccctgtactggggcatataaagtttgcaataccaaggggcctctcttctcaatgatggccgactaggccatcttctgctacatatgcagctagagacacgagttctgggggtactggttaattcatattgtttgttccacctatagggttgcagaccccttcagctccttgggtgctttctctagctgttTCTGCACAATTTTAAGACCAAGACTTATCAGAATGGCTTCTGTCCTCACTAGTGTTAGCCGAAAagacctttctctctcttctcttctcttctctctctctctctctctctctctctcgcacacacacacacacacacacacaaatttacttTTCAAACTATGTCAGTTCAGTCTATTCTGCAAACCTTATGAAATAAAAACCATTTTTATGAACTTCAATTGCCTCTGGAGTATACAGCTCATAAAACGACAATAATTATTGTCAGTTCCTAACCAcaagtttatttttatgattttcccTCAAAATTACATAAGATAAATTCCTTGTAAAATATGAGCAAGCTATCTTAGGTATAATTATATGTAATTAAGTAGGCACATACTAAAACTGTATTCAATTCTTCCAATTTCCTTTAAAAGTTTTATAGAAGAAGTTAATATTAGGCAATATAGAtagaaaatacataaatacagtaCTTGTtaagtattattttaatattctcaAATACACctatttagatttcaaattttCACCTGAAAACACTATTCTAAGTAGAAATTGTCAAAACAATTGCAATGAGGCGAATAATCACAAGTAATATGATATGGAAAATCTTCAGTTAACTACGCAATTTCCCCTTACATATGAAATGTTTACAGTTTAATGTTCTAGGAAAACactgaaaaagagagaaataccATACCTGACAATAGTTCAGGAGAGTTTCAATTGCTTGTGGTCCTTcaatttcttgaatttcatgaatttcagGTGGATGAAGTATGTTCTAGAATAGTTTTCATACCACAAGTAGTTAATGCTTTATTTCAGTAAGAGTCACATTGATTAGTAAGCATACCTTATACTAGTtatctatttaaatttttatttaaatctttcaaaagtcttaattaaaacagaatgaaataaaaattcgagttataaagaaaggaaataattgcCAGTCaagtaaaggagaaaggaaagacttTACCAGAAGAGTTTAAGCTTAGAATTCCAGTAAAAAGTTGCTCAGAATGTCCTAGTACAAAAGAAAAGGGAAGCTGTAAAATGGCTAAGATCTGTCTAAAGAGATTCAGGATTAAGTATTTCCTTGAGTATAAGTTAAGAGGAATTCCATAAGGCATTAGGAATTTaaacttttctctttaaaatggtAAACAGTGATATACTGGGCAACTTGTTATTTTATATCACTTATATTACTGAAATGTGTCTTTGGTGAAGTCATAAAGCATCTTATCATTACTATCCTAAGGAGATATTCATATTTATGTAGGAGAAATATTTCttaggaaattaaaagaaaagacaaaataacacaAAGAAAAGCTGAGGACTTTAAATTCACTTCTCAGGAGTTTTGAAAACCTGTTCTATTATCAAAGGACCTTTCCCTGTTTTTAATAACATGCCTATGTGAAAAATTATATGTGATTCAGGCATGATAACACATTCCTGtgatataaaaaactcaagaagctaaggcaggaggctgGTAAATTCAAGGACATCCTAGGTAGGGCAAAGACTGACTCAATAAACAAGAGAAAACATCTGGATTAGTGAGAACTATGGTTTCATGAATCCAGATATACCAGAAACTCCCCGCCCCTCTTTCCATCGAGCTTAACAGCTTCTGTACTTCAGGGCAGAGACATTAGTCTCCAAtgttgaaattaattttaaagccaaaacaaacaaacaaacaaaaaacaacagtaaCACCAAAACTAACCATGACCAGAGCATCACACCAGTTTTGACCCTAAACAATCCAACAGTGCCACCATGTGGCCATATTAtgaactgaaagaaagatgaaatttcaagacctataagtcatataaagtactcagaaattgctggttggttgtgagcctagaggctgcctggggctgagaataaagaaaaacaaacctgggtatgccccatagttaaaacattcctgggaacatcttgaccataagataaaggagaatgtgaagacataacagggctatctgaactgagtcaacaactcacagaactctgacaccctgcacggacatgtaatttttctgctgatgtttgaataagccaatagtgtgtcactatgctgaattccacacccctaagccccttaccccaaaaaaacccctagcttttgagcctcgtggccgacatccgttatctcctgtgtgggatgcatgtcctgagctccgtcattaaacgacctcatgtaattacattaaGATGGTCCTTcatgattttttgggtgcacgccgaatcgggaattgagtggggggttCCCTGCTAGGTTCTATCAGAACCACCTTGGCACTTCTGATTCTTGATAAATTAATTTCTAAAACATCTTAAAACATTGTTGAAATAAGATGGTATTAATAAGTTACCGTAAACAGACTTGATAGCTTTGTatgtttttgctttaaaataCATGACACATTGCCTAAATTAGCCACCGCTGAATAGATTACTAAAATAACATGCAATTGGGCTATATAATATCCTTACAAAAATACAGTAGTTTACCTTCACatggtagtttttgtttttaagtaaatattccctaaaatgtctttaaataatGGACAGTAACAGTAAGCATTATCTCCAATGGAAACATCACAGTTGATAGAAGTTGAAAGTTGTCTATATGTAAACTATATACATACTTTAATAATTTACATTTGTGTTCAACTTCAGATATTAAGAAACTCAGCAAAATACAACATAATTCTCAAAAAACAGTTTATCAGATTCTCATAAAATTGAATTTCATATCAACCCTACAAGTTTGCAATTTAATTTCAAAGTCCACGGGAGAAGTGTTAAGtgtgtgttcttagatttatACACAAATGCTCATAGAAACTTTATAGGGCATTATCAAAATTACACTTATTGCCTGTATCTTTCACTTTGAGTAATTTAACTCAGTTTACCAAACACTGTAGCATAACGAAAAGAACAGAGATGAtcaatttaaaatacaaaccCCATCCTCTTCACCAGTGGCAGACATAATTTTTGTGCAATAGGAGAGACTCCACTTCCTCTGAGTTGAGCCTATTACTGTTAGACTTGCTGGAAGGTTTACTGATTAGTCCTCCACGAGGCAAATCTTCTACTCCTGAAAAGAAGTGCATAAAAATATTACTTCATGAACCTAATCTCTAAATCAACTTAACATGGATGAATTTATGAGGCTGATATCAGAACCTAGGATCTTATCCATGCTAGGCAAGGGCCCTACCACTAGGCTACATTCCCAGCACTAGAAGAGCTATCATACCCATGACTGGGAACTCTACCTATGGTGCCTatattactgctgctgctgctggtgatgcTGCTGCCGCTAGTGATGCTGCTGCTGGGCTCGTGATGCTGCTGGTGATGCTGCTGCCGCTAGTGATGCTGCTGCTGGGCTCGTGATGCTGCTGGTGATGCTGCTGCCGCTAGTGATGCTGCTGCTGGGCTCGTGATGCTGCTGGTGATGCTGCTGCCGCTGAGctgttgctgctggtggtgggTATGCTGCCACTGGGCTGTTGCTGGGCTGCTGATGTCTGTGCAATATGGGCAGAGCAACCAC
Encoded here:
- the Scml1 gene encoding Scm polycomb group protein like 1 isoform 1 (isoform 1 is encoded by transcript variant 2) — encoded protein: MSATGEEDGNILHPPEIHEIQEIEGPQAIETLLNYCQIIFKTVQRMEKRFNEIDEKLTKVYYARSRSFWNYPPLKSATRKYNYLTPKKRRKVQKVREVVDDDPFAYPQSYSPTSPVRRREGYNQDMENIEPMDCTLPFQYTDTIDNSQTFQYTDTIDNSQTFQYTDTVDLSQTVQYTDTVDLNQTVQYTDTVDLNQTVQYTDTVDLSQTLQNTDTVDLSQTVQYTDTVDLNQTVQYTDTVDLNQTVQNTDTVDLSQTLQNTDTVDLSQTLQNTDTVNNAQPFQYTNTVNNTVGIQNTENNDVFHSENSQEAVLVRSSLERDYQETPPSPTYTTESYEQYYRLRNVPGSSTMPFYSDIEIPNMDTITSAPSTSREASTLPPGELIPIRNPEMRRRAFLEALLTPVIDPNTFGSSSECTRTVVRHLGYPVNWSVNDVITFLNRLDPPLADQLYPTIKKHDIDGKAMLLISSDTMIKYMGVKVGVAMKFENYIRTLKEKVNCGQ
- the Scml1 gene encoding Scm polycomb group protein like 1 isoform 2 (isoform 2 is encoded by transcript variant 3), whose amino-acid sequence is MSATGEEDGNILHPPEIHEIQEIEGPQAIETLLNYCQIIFKTVQRMEKRFNEIDEKLTKVYYARSRSFWNYPPLKSATRKYNYLTPKKRRKVQKVREVVDDDPFAYPQSYSPTSPVRRREGYNQDMENIEPMDCTLPFQYTDTIDNSQTFQYTDTIDNSQTFQYTDTVDLSQTVQYTDTVDLNQTVQYTDTVDLNQTVQYTDTVDLSQTLQNTDTVDLSQTVQYTDTVDLNQTVQYTDTVDLNQTVQNTDTVDLSQTLQNTDTVDLSQTLQNTDTVNNAQPFQYTNTVNNTVGIQNTENNDVFHSENSQEAVLVRSSLERDYQETPPSPTYTTESYEQYYRLRNVPGSSTMPFYSDIEIPNMDTITSAPSTSREASTLPPGELIPIRNPEMRRRAFLEALLTPVIDPNTFGSSSECTRTVVRHLGYPVNWSVNDVITFLNRLDPPLADQLYPTIKKHVMYFFKSSFSAYPNAIE